In a genomic window of Wyeomyia smithii strain HCP4-BCI-WySm-NY-G18 chromosome 1, ASM2978416v1, whole genome shotgun sequence:
- the LOC129723238 gene encoding endochitinase-like produces the protein MGTLRDQLGRELLLTATLFSIFIAVQSIGEEQPRRLVCHYTTWSQGRAGDASYRIENVPGNLCTHVVYNFIGIDEDTFELMPLDREIDIVQNGFGRFVDLKKKFPHLRVSIAVGGWAHGGEKFSKMAAFRRRRQKFIISVVNFLEQYGFDGFEIAWLYPGNAERGGNVNDKDNFIYLAEELTRAFRKIGRGWELSLQVPADKSRLGIGYEIDALCDATDYVHLIGYDLRGWWNNFADVHSPMANRPHDRGNFQGINVQEGVEQWLSKGCSPSKVVLGVPMLGRTYILANSQENSIGSLTTGPGPTGRYTHDAGYLGYFEICLKFKAPRSNWRKLWDDIGLCPYAYQGREWIGYENEQSLQEKVKFVKQKQLAGIYAFSLDLDDYRGDCGGELYPLTRELFKYIEETQKDSNITVAIDRLPWA, from the exons ATGGGAACGTTGCGAGACCAGCTCG GGAGAGAACTGCTGCTGACTGCGACATTGTTTTCAATATTCATTGCAGTGCAATCGATAGGAGAAG AACAACCTCGAAGACTGGTTTGCCACTATACCACCTGGTCACAAGGTCGCGCCGGGGATGCCTCTTATCGGATTGAAAATGTGCCCGGGAATTTGTGCACACATGTTGTATACAACTTTATCGGTATTGATGAAGATACGTTTGAGCTTATGCCACTGGATCGCGAAATTGATATAGTACAGAATGGCTTTGGTCGTTTTGTAGATctaaagaaaaaatttcctcatCTGCGCGTTTCAATCGCTGTTGGAGGATGGGCTCATGGGGGAGAAAAGTTCAGTAAGATGGCTGCGTTTAGACGTCGGCGTCAAAAGTTTATCATAAGTGTGGTGAATTTCCTGGAACAGTATGGTTTCGATGGTTTCGAAATCGCATGGTTGTATCCTGGAAATGCTGAACGTGGAGGTAACGTGAATGATAAAGATAACTTTATTTACCTGGCGGAAGAGCTGACACGAGCATTCAGGAAAATTGGACGAGGATGGGAATTGTCATTACAAGTACCAGCAGATAAATCTCGGCTCGGAATTGGATATGAGATTGACGCACTATGCGA TGCTACTGATTATGTGCATCTCATAGGATACGATTTACGTGGATGGTGGAACAATTTTGCAGATGTACATAGTCCCATGGCAAATCGACCACATGATCGAGGAAATTTTCAAGGGATCAACGTCCAGGAAGGAGTCGAACAATGGCTTTCTAAAGGGTGTTCTCCGAGTAAAGTTGTTCTTGGAGTTCCTATGCTTGGTCGCACGTATATCCTAGCCAACTCGCAAGAGAATAGTATCGGTTCATTGACAACTGGTCCAGGTCCGACCGGTCGATATACTCACGATGCTGGCTATTTGGGATATTTCGAGATATGCCTAAAGTTCAAAGCACCGCGATCAAACTGGCGAAAACTTTGGGATGACATTGGGTTATGCCCATATGCTTACCAGGGCCGCGAATGGATTGGGTATGAGAATGAGCAATCTCTGCAGGAGAAGGTTAAGTTCGTTAAGCAAAAGCAGCTTGCCGGAATATACGCATTCTCGCTGGATCTGGATGACTATCGCGGTGACTGCGGTGGAGAGCTTTATCCTCTTACACGTGAATTATTCAAATATATTGAAGAAACACAAAAAGACAGCAATATTACTGTTGCCATTGATCGATTGCCATGGGCATAG